The window ACTAAGAGCACTAAGCTTATCGACTCAGTTATTCCAGCCAGTATGCACAACGAAGGCAATTATATTGTTTCATTGGCTAACGTTGTTCGTTGGTTAGCAGAGCAAGCCGAAGAATTAGAAGTGATGATGTTCCCAGGTTTCCCTGCTGCGGACATCTTATATAACGATGACGGCTCAGTAAGGGGCATATTGACTGGCGATATGGGTGTCGCAGCAAATGGTGATGCCAAGGCTAGCTTTGAGCCAGGTTATGAATTATTAGCTAAATATACTATTTTTGCCGAAGGCTCTCGTGGTCACTTGGGCAAACGCTTAATTAGCCGCTTTAATCTTGATAAGGATTGTGATCCTCAGCATTATGGCATTGGTCTCAAAGAATTGTGGGACATCGAGCCTGAGAAACATGAGGAAGGCGTCGTTATGCACGGCTCAGGCTGGCCGTTAACCGATACGGGCTCTTCTGGCGGCTGGTGGTTGTACTTCGCTGAAAACAACCAAGTTAGCTTTGGTATAGTCATCGATTTATCTTACTCCAATCCTTATATGTCACCGTTTGATGAGTTACAGCGCCTAAAATTACATCCGCTTATTCGTAATATTTTAGAAGGCGGCAAACGTATTTCTTATGGCGCACGTTCACTCACCAAAGGTGGTCTCAACTCTTTACCAAAATTCACCTTCCCAGGTGGCGTATTGGTAGGCGACGACGCTGGATTTTTAAACTCTGCCAAGATTAAAGGTACGCATACCTCGATGAAGTCAGGTATGCTCGCAGCTGAAGCTATCTTTGAAGCGTTGCAAGCTGAACGTCAGCATGACGAAGTAATTGCCTATAGCACTATGTATAAAGAATCATGGTTGTATCAGGATAATTATGAAGGGCGTAACTTTTCTCCAGCCATGCATCGCATGGGTCAATGGATGGGCGGCGCCTTTAACTTCATTGAACAAAACTTACTAGGCGGGAAAATGCCGCTGACTATCCATGAT of the Psychrobacter sp. LV10R520-6 genome contains:
- a CDS encoding electron transfer flavoprotein-ubiquinone oxidoreductase — translated: MEFDVIVVGGGPAGLSAAIRLRQLAIEAGNDEFMVCVVEKGAEFGGHILSGAVIEPRALNELIPDWKAKGAPLNVPAIEDRVYMLGSATKSTKLIDSVIPASMHNEGNYIVSLANVVRWLAEQAEELEVMMFPGFPAADILYNDDGSVRGILTGDMGVAANGDAKASFEPGYELLAKYTIFAEGSRGHLGKRLISRFNLDKDCDPQHYGIGLKELWDIEPEKHEEGVVMHGSGWPLTDTGSSGGWWLYFAENNQVSFGIVIDLSYSNPYMSPFDELQRLKLHPLIRNILEGGKRISYGARSLTKGGLNSLPKFTFPGGVLVGDDAGFLNSAKIKGTHTSMKSGMLAAEAIFEALQAERQHDEVIAYSTMYKESWLYQDNYEGRNFSPAMHRMGQWMGGAFNFIEQNLLGGKMPLTIHDNLRDYDQLERADHAYQPEYPKPDGKLIFDKSSSVFISNTNHTENQPKHLKLTDPTVPISMNLPLYAEPARLYCPVGVYEVIKDAEGAHFVINAQNCIHCKTCDIKDPSQNITWVTPEGGGGPNYPNM